The Vicia villosa cultivar HV-30 ecotype Madison, WI linkage group LG1, Vvil1.0, whole genome shotgun sequence genome includes a region encoding these proteins:
- the LOC131596224 gene encoding uncharacterized protein LOC131596224, with translation MSQRKENETEKAKSNNESDKPTEPETIAGDEAEKEKPYVPPPPYQPPIPFPQRLAKSKTEGQFKKFVELLKQLNITIPFTEAITQMPSYAKFLKEILSNKKKLKDNETLMLTAECSAIIQNNMPPKLKDPCSFSMPCVIGKFVIDKALCDLGASVSLMPLTIYEKLQLGELRPTRISLQLADRSVKYLVGMLENIPVRIGQFYIPTDFIIMDIQEDSNIPIILGRPFLATAGAIIDVKRGKLTFEVGEEKIEFILS, from the coding sequence ATGTCCCAACGAAAGGAGAATGAAACCGAAAAGGCAAAAAGTAATAATGAATCGGATAAACCTACTGAGCCAGAAACCATAGCTGGAGATGAAGCTGAAAAGGAAAAACCATACGTACCtccaccaccatatcagccacctATTCCATTTCCTCAAAGATTAGCTAAGTCTAAAACTGAAGGACAATTTAAGAAATTTGTAGAACttttgaaacaattaaacataacaatacctttcacagaagccataacacAAATGCCATCTTATGCCAAATTTCTTAAAGAGATACTGTCTAACAAAAAGAAACTTAAGGACAATGAAACACTGATGCTTACTGCAGAATGTAGTGCTATTATCCAAAACAATATGCCACCTAAGCTGAAAGATCCTTGTAGTTTCTCCATGCCTTGTGTAATAGGAAAATTCGTCATAGACAAAGCACtctgcgatttaggagctagtgtgaGTTTGATGCCCCTCACAATCTATGAAAAACTTCAATTAGGCGAACTAAGACCAACTAGAATATCTTTACAATTAGCTGATCGCTCTGTGAAATACCTTGTAGGTATGCTAGAAAACATTCCTGTTAGGATAGGCCAATTTTACATTCCCACAGATTTtatcataatggatatccaagaagactCTAACAttccgatcatattaggaagaccttTCTTAGCCACTGCTGGTGCCATCATCGATGTGAAACGAGGGAAACTGACTTTTGAAGTCGGAGAAGAGAAAATTGAATTCATCCTCTCTTAA